The segment TTTCAGGGAAGAAACGGAAACCGACCTTTTTGGGGAACAAAGTGTCCTCTGCGGCGGTATGAGTCAGCTTATCCAATACGGGTTTGAGACACTTGTTGAAGCCGGTTATGCACCTGAAATGGCATATTTTGAGTGTCTGCACGAGGTAAAACTCATAGTTGATCTCTTGTATGAAGGTGGCATTTCCAATATGCGCTATTCCATCAGCAACACAGCTCAGTACGGTGACTTAACCAGGGGTCCGAGGGTTATCTCTCCCGAAGTTAAAGAAAATATGAAAGCGGTTTTGAGTGAAATACAGAGCGGGCAATTTGCCAAAGAGTGGATTCTGGAAAATAAAGCAGGACGGCCCACCTTTGACGCATTGACAAAAAGAGGCAACGAGCACCAGGTTGAAGTGGTGGGTAAAAAGCTGCGCGAAATGATGAGCTGGCTGGGCAAATCAAAGATAGTGGATAAAGAGAAAAATTAATAATTCAAAAAACTGCTGATATAAAGTACAGGCAGACTGCAGGTCTGCCTGTATTACACCAGCAAATTAAAACTTAACAATAAGTTAGCCGTGATGCGGAATGCGTGGTGAGAAGTAAAAAGGTAGTTAATTGTTTTCCCAATAACAAATATACCAAAATGCAAATAACAATTTCTTTATTTCACCATTTTACTTTCATAACGTCCTGCTATTCCCATATCTATAAAAAATTGGGAAGGTGGCAGTAACTTTTCATTGATATTTAGTATAAACAATATATAATTTTGTAATTATATATTTATGAGGTAAAGATTGATAGCAAAAGAAGGATATCCTTTTATATTGTCTGCAGCTGCAGCAGTTTTAATACTGGCAATAATCCCTGAGGGATTTTTAATATTCCTTTTAATAGTTTTACTCGCATTTTTCATAATTTTTTTCAGGGATCCCGAAAGACGAATCCCCCCTTTTGATGACATTGCATTATCAGGAGCTGACGGGAAAATAGTTGACATTACCCGGGAAGAATTTAACGGGGAGGATTTCACCAAAATCAGTGTATTTATGAATATATTTAATGTTCATGTAAACCGTATGCCTTTATCAGGCAAGGTAACAGATATTACACATAAAGCCGGAAAATTTATTCCGGCGGATAAAAAGGAAAGCTCTTTTGAAAACGAGCAGAATATAATTACTGTGGAAACAAAGTACGGAAAAGCTGTCTTTAAGCAGGTGGCAGGTCTTGTTGCAAGACGCACTGTCTGCTATGCTGAAAAAGCAATGGACGTCCCGATGGGGGATAGATTGGGTGTAATCAAGTTCTCATCCCGTTTCGATCACTACCTTCCGACGGGGTTTCATCCGGCCGTTGCAGAAGGTGAAAAGGTTAAAGCCGGGGAGACGATTATCGCGAGGTATAACGGATAAATGAAAAAAGAACATGTAATCCCCAATTTTATTACAATAATGGCTATGTTCAGCGGATTTTATTCCATAATTGCCACCGAAAGGGGCAATTTTGAGTTTGCCGCCTATGCAATACTTGTCGCTTTTCTTTTTGACGGTATCGATGGTAAAATAGCAAGACTTATGAACGCCACAAGTGATTTCGGTATTCAGCTGGATTCATTAAGTGATCTTGTTTCTTTTGGAATAGCCCCCGCCCTTTTACTTTATAAATGGCTTTTAATGCCTTACGGAAGACTGGGATGGATGGCCGCTTTTTTATTCATTGCATGCGGAGCTCTGAGACTTGCACGTTTTAATGTTCAGACAAAGAAAATTTCATCAAAATTTTTTGTGGGACTCCCTATTCCTGCAGCTGCAGGTTTGATAGCTTCAACACTGCTTTTTATAAACCAGTTAATCGGTAATGCGGCAAATTTTTCCATATCCATTGGCTTTGTATTTTTAATATATGTTCTGGCTTTTCTTATGGTTAGTAATTTCCCCTACTTCAGCTTTAAAAAGTTTGACTATCACGGTATCAAAACGTTTAACTTAATGGTGATTTTTGTTCTTGTGATATTTATAATAGGTCTTTATCCCGAAATGTTTCTTTTTCTCTTTTTTATACTTTATGTCCTATCCGGTCTGCTACTATCTCTGCTAAAATTAGGTAAGGTGGGAAAAACCCTGGAGGAAAGGCGCATTTAGCTAAACAAAGTCAGCTAAATATATAAAGCCTCAGCCCTCTTCCGGGGTTGGGGCTTTTTTTATATATGAAAACAAAAAAGGAGGATCAAAATGAGTGAAAAATTGGTGATTTTCGACACAACATTGAGAGACGGTGAACAGGCACCGGGATTCAGCATGAATGTTGATGAAAAGGTGAGATTGGCATTGCAGATGGAAAAAC is part of the Flexistipes sp. genome and harbors:
- a CDS encoding phosphatidylserine decarboxylase; the protein is MIAKEGYPFILSAAAAVLILAIIPEGFLIFLLIVLLAFFIIFFRDPERRIPPFDDIALSGADGKIVDITREEFNGEDFTKISVFMNIFNVHVNRMPLSGKVTDITHKAGKFIPADKKESSFENEQNIITVETKYGKAVFKQVAGLVARRTVCYAEKAMDVPMGDRLGVIKFSSRFDHYLPTGFHPAVAEGEKVKAGETIIARYNG
- the pssA gene encoding CDP-diacylglycerol--serine O-phosphatidyltransferase, with the protein product MKKEHVIPNFITIMAMFSGFYSIIATERGNFEFAAYAILVAFLFDGIDGKIARLMNATSDFGIQLDSLSDLVSFGIAPALLLYKWLLMPYGRLGWMAAFLFIACGALRLARFNVQTKKISSKFFVGLPIPAAAGLIASTLLFINQLIGNAANFSISIGFVFLIYVLAFLMVSNFPYFSFKKFDYHGIKTFNLMVIFVLVIFIIGLYPEMFLFLFFILYVLSGLLLSLLKLGKVGKTLEERRI